GACATCGTGACCATGCCGGCGCTGCCGCGCGAGCCGGCGGCGAAGCGGGTGCGGGTGGCGGCCGATGGAAGCGTCACGGGGTTGATGCAGGGGGGTTGAGGGGCGGTCGCCGGGCGAGACGCGGCTGCCTCCAGGTCAGCGCCAGGCTCGTGAGGACCTGCCGTCGTCGCGCGCCGCCGGGTAGGGTCGGCGCGGTTCGTCCCCACACCACCTTGTGCAACAACTGCTGTAAATAGTAGAATCCTGCAACAGCATATGTCGAGTGGGGTGACCCGGCCTCGACGGCTCGTGAGAGGACCTACGATGAGCAGCAACCCCGGACCAACGCTGAGGTTCCTCTGCCCCAACGGCCACCTTGGTTTCGCGCCGTTGAAGGTGGAGAGCTTCGACATCGGCGTCGCCACGCGCCCCGACTTCATCCTGGCCGACTCAGGGTCCGACGACATCGGGCCCGTGCCGCTCGGCACCGACACCTCCACGGCGCCCAAGGAGTGGCAACGCCACGACCTCGAGAAGATGCTGCTCGCCGCCCGCAAGCTCGGCGTGCCCATGATCATCGGCTCCGCCGGCGACACGGGCACCAACAGCCGCGTCGACATGTACGTGCAGATGATCCGCGACATCGCCGCCCAGCACGGCCTGGCGCCCTTCAAGCTCGGTTACTTCTACTCAGAGGTGAACAAGGCCGACCTGCGCGCGCGCATGGTGGGCGGCGAGCGCGTGACGGGCCTCGACGGCCGCGGCGACCTCACCCTGGAGGAGCTCGACGCCACCGACCGCATCGTGGCGGTGGCCGGCGTTCACCCGTACATCGAGCTGCTCAACCGGGGCGCCCAGGTGATCATCGGCGGCCGCAGCTCCGACGCGGTCATCTTCGCCGCGCCCGCCATCCGCGCCGGTTACCCGCAGGACCTCTCCTACTACCTGGGCAAGGTGCTCGAGTGCGCCTCCTTCAACGCCGAGCCGTACGCCGGCAAGGAGAGCGTAATCGGCGAGATCAGCCATGAGGACGTGAAGGTCACTGCCATGCACCCCGGGCAGCGCTGCACCGTCGCCTCGGTGGCCGGGCACGCCATGTACGAGCGCTCCAACCCCTTCTACGAGTACGTGGCGGGCGGCATGCTCGACATGACCGACTGCCACTACGAGCAGTACGACGAGCGCACCACCCGCGTGACCGGCGCCAAGTTCGTGCCCACCGACAAGGTGCGCGTGAAGCTCGAGGGTTCGGGCAAGGTGGGCGAGCGCTACATGGGCTTCGCCGGCGTGCGCGACCCCTACACCATCGCCCGCATCGACGAGGTGATCGGCTGGGCGCGCAGGCAGGTTGAGGAGAGGTTCGGGACGCCCGAGGAGGGCGGTTACGAGCTCCACTACCAGGTGTACGGCCGCGACGGGGTGATGGGTGAGCTCGAACCCTTACGCGACCAGCCCGGGCACGAGCTCGGCATCATGGTGTTCGGCGTGGCGCCCACGGCCGAGATGGCCGAGGAGGTGGCCCTCACCGGCACGCGCCAGATGTTCTACGCCCGCCTCCCCGACGTGAAGGGCACGGCCGGCGGCGTGGCGTTCCCCCTCGACGAGGTCACGCGCGTGAGCCCCGCCTACCGCTGGACCCTCAACCACACGGTGGCCGTGGACGACCCCCTCGAGCTGTTCGACCTGCACATGACCGAGGTGACGAGCGGCGAGCCGGTTGCCGCGGGAGGTGCGCGGTGAGCACGAGCAAGCCCCTCTCCGAGCTGGCCAAGACCGTGCGCAGCAAGAACGCCGGCGTGGACCGGATCACCTTCGACATCATCTTCCGCGACCGGGAGAACTACGAGCTCGTGAAGGATAGCGGGGTGCTGACCCGCGAGTCCGTGGCCAAGCTCTACCGCATCGACCAGAGCCGCATCACCGACTTCGTGACCTACGACCCCGCCTTCGCCATCAAGTTCACCATCCTGCGTACGCGCCCCAGCGGCTCGGCAGGCGACGCCGACATCTTCGGCGCCCAGCAGTACGCTCCCCTCCTGGGCGTGATGGTGCCCGTAGCCTGAGCCGAGGCGGTACTCTCGGGCCATGACCGACGAGCCCGCCGCGCCCGCGCCGGCACCCGCCGACCTCCTAGAGCGGCTCGACGCGGCGGCCGATCAGCTGACCCCGCAGGAGCGGCGGCTGGCCGCGCACTTGGTGGAGCAGCTCGAGCGCTGGGGGTTCCTCTCCAGCACGGAGCTCGCCAACGACCTGGGCGTGCACCGCTCCACGGTCGTGCGCTTCGCGCAGAACATCGGCTACAAGGGCTACCCGGAGCTGCAGGAGGCGGCGCGCGCCGC
This Trueperaceae bacterium DNA region includes the following protein-coding sequences:
- a CDS encoding acyclic terpene utilization AtuA family protein, whose protein sequence is MSSNPGPTLRFLCPNGHLGFAPLKVESFDIGVATRPDFILADSGSDDIGPVPLGTDTSTAPKEWQRHDLEKMLLAARKLGVPMIIGSAGDTGTNSRVDMYVQMIRDIAAQHGLAPFKLGYFYSEVNKADLRARMVGGERVTGLDGRGDLTLEELDATDRIVAVAGVHPYIELLNRGAQVIIGGRSSDAVIFAAPAIRAGYPQDLSYYLGKVLECASFNAEPYAGKESVIGEISHEDVKVTAMHPGQRCTVASVAGHAMYERSNPFYEYVAGGMLDMTDCHYEQYDERTTRVTGAKFVPTDKVRVKLEGSGKVGERYMGFAGVRDPYTIARIDEVIGWARRQVEERFGTPEEGGYELHYQVYGRDGVMGELEPLRDQPGHELGIMVFGVAPTAEMAEEVALTGTRQMFYARLPDVKGTAGGVAFPLDEVTRVSPAYRWTLNHTVAVDDPLELFDLHMTEVTSGEPVAAGGAR
- a CDS encoding DUF4387 domain-containing protein yields the protein MSTSKPLSELAKTVRSKNAGVDRITFDIIFRDRENYELVKDSGVLTRESVAKLYRIDQSRITDFVTYDPAFAIKFTILRTRPSGSAGDADIFGAQQYAPLLGVMVPVA